One part of the Gemmatimonadaceae bacterium genome encodes these proteins:
- a CDS encoding methylmalonyl-CoA mutase — translation MCDCLSPSGIPIATVVRPDDVQTDYTRDLGDPGQFPFTRGVQPTMYRGRLWTMRQYAGFGTAASTNERFRLLLDAGQTGLSVAFDLPTQMGIDSDSPRALGEVGRVGVAIDTVEDMHVLLGGIPLDQVSTSMTINATASTLLAMYIVVAEERGISRSALSGTVQNDILKEYIARGTYIYPPSPSLALTAEMFRFAAAEVPQWNPISISGYHIREAGSTAVQEVAFTFADAIAYVQQAVDAGLSVDAFAPRLSFFFAAHSDLFEEVAKFRAARRLWARIMRERFGANDNSCRLRFHTQTGGVTLTAQQPLNNIVRVTVQALAAALGGTQSLHTNGYDEALALPTADAATLALRTQQIVGYESGIAQTVDPLAGSWYVEQLTDEVERRAVELIAKVDELGGAAEAIKVGFFQEEIGRSAYEYQLRVEAGETVVVGVNRFGDGQDPPIIPAPDFSSLEQGQVAQLARVKASRDHVAVQESLSAIGACATDYVSEHRGARRELMPRIIDAVRARASVGEIADTLERVWGRYQTT, via the coding sequence ATGTGTGACTGCCTTTCCCCCTCGGGCATCCCCATTGCCACCGTCGTCCGGCCGGACGACGTGCAGACCGATTACACGCGCGACCTGGGCGATCCGGGACAGTTTCCGTTTACGCGTGGCGTGCAGCCCACGATGTACCGTGGACGCCTCTGGACCATGCGCCAGTACGCCGGATTCGGCACGGCCGCGTCCACCAATGAACGCTTTCGCCTGTTGCTGGATGCTGGCCAGACCGGACTGTCGGTGGCGTTCGATCTGCCCACGCAAATGGGCATCGACTCCGATTCGCCGCGCGCGCTGGGGGAAGTGGGTCGCGTGGGAGTGGCCATCGACACGGTCGAAGACATGCATGTCCTGCTGGGCGGTATCCCGCTCGACCAGGTGTCTACCAGCATGACCATCAACGCCACCGCGTCGACGCTGCTGGCGATGTACATCGTGGTGGCGGAAGAGCGGGGAATCAGCCGGTCAGCGCTCTCGGGCACGGTGCAGAACGACATCCTCAAGGAGTACATCGCGCGCGGCACGTACATCTATCCGCCATCGCCATCACTGGCACTCACGGCGGAGATGTTTCGCTTTGCCGCCGCCGAGGTGCCGCAGTGGAATCCCATTTCCATTTCCGGATATCATATCCGCGAAGCGGGTTCGACGGCGGTGCAGGAGGTGGCGTTCACGTTTGCCGACGCCATCGCCTACGTGCAGCAGGCGGTGGACGCGGGTCTGTCGGTGGACGCGTTTGCGCCGCGGCTGTCGTTCTTCTTCGCCGCGCACAGTGATCTGTTTGAGGAAGTGGCCAAGTTCCGCGCCGCGCGACGGTTGTGGGCGCGCATCATGCGGGAACGGTTCGGGGCCAATGACAACAGCTGCCGCCTCCGGTTTCACACGCAAACCGGCGGCGTGACGCTCACCGCGCAGCAGCCGTTGAACAACATCGTGCGGGTCACGGTGCAGGCGTTGGCCGCGGCATTGGGCGGCACGCAATCATTGCACACCAACGGCTACGACGAGGCGCTGGCGTTGCCCACGGCCGATGCCGCAACGCTGGCACTGCGCACGCAGCAGATTGTCGGCTACGAATCCGGCATTGCGCAAACGGTCGACCCGCTGGCCGGCAGCTGGTATGTCGAACAACTCACCGACGAAGTCGAGCGACGGGCGGTCGAGCTCATTGCCAAAGTGGACGAACTCGGCGGAGCGGCCGAGGCCATCAAGGTCGGGTTCTTTCAGGAGGAAATTGGTCGCAGCGCGTACGAGTATCAGTTGCGCGTGGAAGCCGGCGAAACGGTAGTGGTGGGTGTGAACAGGTTCGGCGACGGCCAGGACCCGCCCATCATTCCCGCACCGGATTTCTCCTCGCTGGAGCAAGGGCAGGTCGCGCAGCTGGCGCGCGTGAAGGCATCGCGCGACCACGTCGCGGTGCAGGAGTCGCTGTCGGCCATTGGTGCATGCGCGACGGATTACGTGTCGGAGCATCGCGGTGCCCGTCGGGAACTCATGCCGCGAATCATCGATGCCGTGCGCGCGCGCGCCAGCGTAGGCGAGATTGCCGATACGCTGGAACGCGTCTGGGGACGGTATCAGACAACTTAG
- a CDS encoding RagB/SusD family nutrient uptake outer membrane protein: MNPTRTLGLALAAAAMTACSSEQLAITNPNTPTVESASADAQALQLQATGLLRQLRNGRGGWIFDAGRFGREMYIYSPQEGRNTSHYLQGITGANKLDPAGFAVGSWAGPYGNLRDIFNLKNSVGSASLTAAQKAAALGFAQTLEGLELFHVVATRDTLGGIVEIKQDASDLAAFVTRDSMYKYILNTLDAGNTALAAGGTAFPFALHAGFAGFNTPATFAKFNRAIAGKVAAYYATAGGGAAAWQRSLTALTASFLNTAATTRAELDAGPFHPYSGATGDANSPFFGNAADLFLHPSTETNAPLKADGTKDNRYLAKVKTKTSRNPPTGVLGIASSLGWVGDNAGTNPIPIIRNEELMLLRAEGLLATADKAERLPSSTPSG; encoded by the coding sequence TTGAATCCGACCCGGACACTCGGGCTGGCCCTGGCCGCAGCGGCGATGACCGCGTGCAGCAGCGAGCAGCTCGCGATCACCAATCCCAATACCCCCACGGTGGAATCGGCAAGTGCCGACGCCCAGGCGCTGCAACTGCAGGCCACCGGCCTGCTGCGGCAGCTTCGCAACGGCCGTGGCGGGTGGATCTTCGATGCCGGCCGTTTTGGCCGTGAGATGTACATCTACTCGCCGCAGGAAGGGCGCAACACGTCGCACTATCTGCAAGGCATCACCGGTGCGAACAAGTTGGACCCGGCGGGTTTCGCCGTCGGATCGTGGGCGGGACCTTACGGCAACCTGCGGGACATCTTCAACCTGAAGAACTCGGTTGGTTCGGCGTCGCTGACCGCGGCGCAGAAGGCCGCTGCGCTGGGCTTTGCCCAGACGTTGGAAGGGCTGGAACTGTTCCATGTCGTCGCTACACGGGACACGCTGGGCGGTATCGTGGAGATCAAGCAGGACGCATCGGATCTTGCGGCATTTGTCACACGTGACTCGATGTACAAGTACATCCTGAACACGCTGGATGCCGGCAACACGGCACTCGCGGCCGGCGGAACGGCATTCCCGTTCGCGTTGCACGCCGGGTTTGCCGGATTCAACACACCGGCCACGTTCGCCAAGTTCAACCGCGCGATTGCCGGCAAAGTGGCGGCGTACTACGCCACGGCGGGCGGCGGCGCGGCGGCGTGGCAACGTTCGTTGACGGCGCTGACGGCGTCGTTCCTGAACACGGCGGCAACAACCCGCGCCGAACTTGATGCGGGGCCGTTCCATCCGTACTCGGGAGCGACCGGTGATGCCAACAGCCCGTTCTTTGGCAACGCAGCAGACTTGTTCCTGCACCCGTCCACGGAAACCAACGCGCCGCTCAAGGCCGATGGCACCAAGGACAATCGCTACCTGGCGAAGGTGAAGACCAAGACCTCACGCAATCCTCCGACGGGCGTGCTGGGCATTGCTTCGTCACTGGGGTGGGTGGGAGACAACGCCGGGACGAACCCGATTCCAATCATCCGCAACGAAGAACTCATGCTGTTGCGCGCCGAGGGGCTGTTGGCCACGGCGGACAAGGCGGAGCGCTTGCCGTCATCAACTCCATCCGGGTGA
- a CDS encoding Ig-like domain-containing protein has translation MNVARNMRSVTTAVALMSGISLAAVPPAAAQGAQPAPVAKLVADPARVTIRAGDTQPFKVTAYDARGNVIADAVVRVGGPRAAVAFSGGEVRAFRAGSYTATATASGANGQPVTLDIPILITWPALARIEIVPDSGVLYTGISLGHRARGTHADGSERGGMTVTWRSSNPGVATVDRFGTVTALKAGAVTITAENEGVSATKTYRIAVNPVTAIAIAIKEDVVRTGDVIHLNATPKNAAGAAVKNAQVTWTYTYVPDDTTLAPGGPGIIDWGRFTANYPGRFTLIAQSGAAMARKVIEVKPRDAIRRITVTGRGSVSTTHTSDFWPWTAKNGRDYALVGTWGGDGWGLVFDITDLNHIVRTDSIKIDARTINDVTVSPDGRYGALSREGASNRVNGVVILDLADPAHPKIASTFDQELTGGVHNMFATNDHLFAISGGQKYVIIDVKDITKPKYVSEYQHPNARIHDLWVRDGIAYSAQGGVGAVMVDVGNGKYGGTIEKPKLINTFGINSGHEIYPYFQKSTGRMYLFLGDEEMNRAGRVWEGTQYSLSGPDGKPPRNAIAQTSGGYTHIVDVTDPMHPRKVGRYHLEDYGSHDIIVEDDVLYQAYYDGGVRVVDVSGELMGNLADQRREIAVFKPYDPDAYTANAPFVMNAMPWKGHVLFTDFNSGLWAAKLEPKAKPVTP, from the coding sequence ATGAACGTAGCGCGCAACATGCGGTCCGTCACGACAGCCGTCGCTTTGATGTCGGGAATATCGTTGGCTGCGGTGCCACCGGCGGCCGCCCAAGGCGCCCAGCCGGCCCCCGTAGCCAAACTGGTGGCCGACCCGGCCAGAGTGACAATTCGCGCAGGCGACACGCAGCCGTTCAAAGTCACCGCCTACGACGCGCGGGGCAATGTGATCGCGGACGCGGTGGTGCGAGTGGGCGGCCCGCGCGCGGCGGTCGCATTCAGTGGCGGCGAGGTGCGCGCCTTTCGCGCCGGGTCATACACGGCTACTGCCACCGCAAGCGGCGCAAACGGTCAACCCGTCACGCTCGACATTCCCATCCTGATCACCTGGCCCGCGCTGGCCAGGATCGAGATCGTCCCGGATTCCGGCGTGCTGTATACGGGAATTTCGCTGGGTCATCGCGCGCGCGGCACGCATGCTGACGGCAGCGAACGCGGTGGCATGACCGTCACCTGGCGCAGCAGCAACCCCGGTGTTGCCACGGTGGACCGGTTCGGTACCGTGACGGCGCTCAAGGCCGGAGCGGTCACGATCACCGCCGAGAACGAAGGCGTGAGCGCGACGAAGACGTATCGCATTGCCGTGAACCCGGTGACGGCGATTGCCATCGCGATCAAGGAAGACGTGGTGCGTACCGGCGACGTCATTCATCTCAACGCCACGCCAAAGAACGCGGCCGGTGCGGCAGTGAAGAATGCGCAGGTGACCTGGACCTACACCTACGTTCCCGACGACACCACACTCGCACCCGGTGGTCCCGGCATCATCGACTGGGGACGCTTTACCGCGAACTATCCAGGACGATTCACGCTCATCGCGCAATCCGGTGCCGCCATGGCGCGCAAGGTGATCGAGGTCAAGCCGCGTGATGCGATTCGACGCATCACGGTGACGGGGCGCGGCAGCGTGAGCACCACGCACACGTCGGACTTCTGGCCGTGGACCGCCAAGAATGGCCGCGACTATGCGCTGGTGGGCACGTGGGGTGGTGACGGCTGGGGTCTGGTGTTTGACATCACGGACCTCAACCACATCGTCAGGACGGACTCGATCAAGATCGATGCCCGCACCATCAACGACGTCACCGTCTCACCCGACGGACGCTACGGCGCGCTGTCGCGCGAAGGCGCGTCCAATCGCGTGAACGGCGTGGTGATTCTCGACCTGGCCGATCCGGCGCACCCGAAGATTGCCAGCACCTTTGACCAGGAGCTGACGGGCGGCGTGCACAACATGTTCGCCACGAACGATCACCTGTTCGCGATATCCGGTGGCCAGAAGTACGTGATCATCGACGTGAAGGACATCACCAAACCCAAATACGTGAGCGAATATCAGCATCCGAATGCGCGTATTCACGATTTGTGGGTGCGTGACGGCATCGCCTATTCCGCCCAGGGCGGCGTGGGCGCGGTGATGGTGGATGTGGGTAACGGCAAGTACGGCGGCACCATCGAGAAGCCCAAACTCATCAACACGTTCGGGATCAACTCGGGCCACGAAATTTATCCGTACTTCCAGAAGTCGACCGGCCGCATGTACCTGTTTCTGGGCGACGAGGAAATGAATCGGGCCGGACGCGTGTGGGAAGGGACGCAGTATTCCCTGAGCGGCCCCGATGGCAAGCCGCCGCGCAACGCGATTGCGCAGACGTCCGGCGGGTACACGCACATTGTCGACGTCACCGATCCCATGCATCCGCGCAAGGTGGGCCGCTATCATCTGGAGGACTACGGCTCGCACGACATCATCGTGGAAGACGACGTGCTGTACCAGGCATACTACGATGGCGGAGTGCGCGTGGTGGACGTCTCCGGTGAACTGATGGGCAACCTGGCCGATCAGCGCCGCGAGATTGCCGTGTTCAAGCCGTACGACCCGGACGCGTACACGGCGAATGCGCCGTTCGTGATGAACGCGATGCCGTGGAAGGGGCACGTGCTGTTCACGGACTTCAACTCGGGGTTGTGGGCGGCGAAGCTGGAGCCAAAGGCGAAGCCGGTGACGCCGTAG
- the tyrA gene encoding bifunctional chorismate mutase/prephenate dehydrogenase translates to MDEPPRTLPVLRAMIDALDRDLLQIMARRMALVADVAAYKREHGIRIRDPQRERDVLDDRRQRAIALGLPVGEIDSIFRVLLRSSRDHQAALRAEVPLDAEPRTIAIIGGHGKMGALLVRLFGDMGHRVLIVDQDTMLTARAAAAQSDVVVISVPIDDTDRVIREVGPHVREEALLMDVTSIKAVPVATMLASTSASVVGTHPMFGPGVHSLQGQRFVVCRARGDAWADWIVNTFTARGLAVTEATPVQHDRAMSVVQVLTHFQTQVLGLTLARLGVPLQETLRFTSPAYLLELYVAARHFAQDPLLYGPIEMRNPGRAAVTTAFREASDEIGDVLASGDQAAFTALFEQVREFFGSFTAEAVEQSSFLIDRIVERA, encoded by the coding sequence ATGGACGAGCCCCCTCGCACCTTGCCCGTTCTGCGCGCGATGATCGATGCGCTGGATCGGGACCTACTGCAGATCATGGCCCGGCGCATGGCGCTGGTGGCCGATGTCGCGGCGTACAAGCGCGAACACGGCATTCGCATTCGTGATCCGCAGCGCGAGCGAGACGTCCTCGATGATCGACGCCAACGCGCAATCGCGCTGGGGCTGCCGGTTGGCGAGATCGATTCGATCTTTCGGGTCTTGCTGCGCTCCAGTCGCGATCATCAGGCGGCGCTGCGCGCGGAAGTCCCGTTGGATGCCGAACCGCGCACCATCGCTATCATCGGCGGGCACGGCAAGATGGGGGCGTTGCTGGTCCGCCTGTTTGGCGACATGGGGCATCGCGTCCTCATCGTCGATCAGGATACGATGCTGACCGCGCGTGCCGCAGCTGCGCAATCGGATGTCGTGGTGATCAGCGTGCCCATTGACGACACGGATCGAGTTATTCGCGAGGTGGGTCCCCACGTGCGGGAAGAGGCCCTGTTGATGGACGTCACGTCTATCAAGGCAGTGCCGGTCGCCACCATGCTGGCATCGACATCGGCCAGCGTGGTGGGCACGCACCCAATGTTCGGACCCGGCGTGCACTCGCTCCAGGGACAGCGGTTTGTGGTCTGTCGCGCCCGCGGCGATGCATGGGCTGATTGGATCGTGAACACCTTCACCGCGCGCGGCTTGGCGGTCACCGAAGCCACGCCCGTGCAACACGACCGTGCCATGTCGGTGGTGCAGGTGCTGACGCATTTTCAGACGCAGGTGCTCGGCCTGACCCTGGCACGGTTGGGCGTGCCGCTGCAGGAAACGCTGCGATTCACGTCACCGGCGTACCTGCTGGAGTTGTATGTCGCGGCCCGCCATTTCGCGCAGGACCCATTGCTGTACGGTCCCATTGAGATGCGCAATCCGGGAAGGGCGGCCGTGACAACCGCATTCCGAGAGGCCTCAGATGAAATCGGGGACGTGCTGGCGAGCGGTGATCAGGCCGCGTTCACGGCGTTGTTTGAACAGGTCCGCGAATTCTTCGGATCGTTCACCGCCGAAGCCGTCGAGCAATCGAGTTTCCTGATCGACCGCATCGTGGAACGGGCGTAA
- a CDS encoding carboxypeptidase regulatory-like domain-containing protein — MRPFPCSRTIRITAALASVAAAGLATPAHAQQKTTIRDRAAQETVKKPVSTAGIGVIDGIVTDTLLRPLGAADVSVVGVGARVVTEEGGRFRFLQVPAGQYLLVVRRIGFAPTSGIIDVPADDTLRLSYILARTTNLMDTVRVRETRVSMRMLGFDQRRVQGVGQFITQEQIERRGSRETSDFLRTLRGVDVSRITTEAFAGTIALSKREGGSVGGEGSGACSMQVLLDGIVLPRFFNLDLLPPPKQISGIEVYSGAATIPPQFGGPDRRCGMILVWTREGY; from the coding sequence ATGCGACCATTCCCTTGCTCACGGACCATCCGGATCACCGCTGCCCTCGCCAGCGTTGCGGCAGCGGGCCTTGCCACACCTGCCCATGCGCAGCAGAAAACCACCATTCGCGACCGCGCCGCCCAGGAGACCGTCAAAAAGCCGGTGTCGACGGCTGGCATAGGCGTGATCGACGGCATCGTCACCGACACCCTGCTTCGTCCCCTTGGCGCCGCTGACGTATCGGTGGTTGGCGTCGGTGCCCGGGTGGTAACCGAGGAAGGCGGTCGGTTCCGTTTCCTGCAGGTGCCGGCCGGCCAGTACCTGCTGGTCGTCCGACGCATCGGCTTTGCACCAACGTCAGGCATCATCGATGTCCCCGCCGACGATACGTTGCGCCTGTCGTACATCCTGGCCCGCACTACCAACCTGATGGACACCGTTCGTGTGCGCGAAACGCGTGTTTCCATGCGCATGCTGGGGTTCGATCAGCGCCGCGTGCAGGGAGTTGGACAGTTCATCACCCAGGAGCAGATTGAACGACGCGGATCGCGCGAAACGAGCGATTTTCTGCGTACGCTGCGCGGCGTGGATGTCTCAAGAATTACCACCGAGGCCTTTGCGGGCACCATCGCACTGTCCAAACGGGAAGGCGGCAGCGTGGGTGGAGAAGGGAGCGGCGCGTGCAGCATGCAGGTCCTGTTGGACGGCATCGTGCTGCCACGCTTCTTCAACCTGGACCTGCTGCCACCACCCAAGCAGATCTCCGGTATCGAAGTCTACTCCGGTGCGGCGACGATTCCCCCGCAGTTCGGTGGCCCCGATCGCCGTTGCGGCATGATCCTCGTGTGGACCCGCGAAGGATATTGA
- a CDS encoding beta-propeller fold lactonase family protein — translation MHTILLPVTSARKSRRHPVSHALVTMAVTIVFTALPPVVTTTVAQGTPGAASPAAAPAAPRNDYWVYVGAESADKIYRVRFGPAGTVVEKAIAVGELAAEMEGPHGLAISRDRKYLYMTTGHGNPDGKLWRYELGPDTLAGRGILLGNFPASLDVTPDGLYSFSANFNLHGDMIPSTVSVVYTPTQTEVARIVTCTMPHGSRISPDGMRQYSTCMMDDQLVEIDPRDFAVSRRFPLAKGREGPLAKDVGSTMAGMGDMAGMKHDMAVMSHDVGAGSGAKSAGKPATATVDPAQVGRAGMGIEKHTMAPASCSPTWAQPSVNGDRVWVACNKADEIIEIDSKSWTLTRRLKTGRGVYNLAVTPDGRLLVATLKPGSSIEIFDIASGRSLAQIKTTNTLAHGITVSSDSKYAFVSSEGVGAAPGKVDVFDLVAFAKVGTADVGQQASGIAFWKMN, via the coding sequence ATGCACACGATCTTGCTGCCCGTCACCAGCGCTCGCAAGTCGAGACGACACCCGGTTTCTCACGCACTGGTCACCATGGCCGTGACGATCGTGTTCACGGCACTGCCGCCAGTCGTGACCACCACGGTCGCGCAGGGCACTCCAGGGGCCGCCTCGCCCGCGGCCGCTCCGGCGGCGCCACGCAACGACTACTGGGTGTACGTCGGTGCCGAGTCCGCCGACAAGATCTATCGAGTGCGCTTTGGGCCGGCTGGCACCGTGGTGGAGAAGGCCATCGCGGTGGGTGAACTGGCCGCCGAAATGGAAGGACCGCACGGCTTGGCCATCTCGCGCGATCGCAAGTACCTGTACATGACCACCGGTCACGGAAACCCCGATGGGAAGTTGTGGCGCTACGAACTGGGCCCGGATACCCTGGCCGGACGAGGCATCCTGCTCGGCAACTTCCCGGCGTCGCTCGATGTGACACCCGATGGTCTGTACTCGTTCTCGGCCAATTTCAACCTGCACGGGGACATGATTCCGTCCACGGTGTCGGTGGTATATACGCCCACGCAAACGGAAGTCGCGCGCATTGTCACGTGCACCATGCCGCACGGCAGTCGCATCTCGCCCGATGGTATGCGTCAGTACTCCACCTGCATGATGGATGACCAACTGGTGGAGATCGATCCGCGCGACTTCGCCGTGTCGCGTCGTTTCCCGCTGGCCAAGGGCAGGGAAGGACCGCTGGCCAAGGACGTCGGCAGCACCATGGCCGGTATGGGTGACATGGCCGGCATGAAGCACGACATGGCCGTGATGTCGCACGACGTGGGCGCGGGCAGCGGTGCCAAGTCAGCGGGGAAGCCGGCGACCGCCACGGTCGATCCCGCGCAAGTGGGTCGAGCCGGCATGGGGATCGAGAAGCACACCATGGCACCGGCGTCCTGTTCGCCCACGTGGGCACAGCCGTCAGTCAACGGTGATCGCGTGTGGGTGGCGTGCAACAAGGCCGACGAAATCATCGAGATTGACAGCAAATCGTGGACGCTGACACGTCGCCTGAAGACCGGGCGCGGCGTGTACAACCTGGCGGTCACGCCCGACGGACGACTGTTGGTAGCGACGCTCAAGCCTGGGAGCAGTATCGAGATCTTTGATATCGCCAGCGGCCGGAGTCTCGCCCAGATCAAAACCACAAATACGCTGGCGCATGGCATCACCGTCAGCAGTGATTCGAAATATGCGTTCGTCAGCAGCGAAGGTGTCGGTGCCGCGCCGGGAAAGGTGGACGTGTTTGATCTCGTAGCGTTCGCCAAGGTTGGCACGGCCGATGTCGGGCAGCAGGCCAGCGGGATCGCGTTTTGGAAGATGAACTAA
- a CDS encoding TonB-dependent receptor gives MNQGVNAVWTYTAGNKWLTSLTSSVGGSYENQATNVYSLRGRGLLPTVKVPLGAQDIAITNGRVEFRDQSYYVNFQALALEEKLSLNYGVRADRSSANGDRETFYQFPKYSASYRFVKPLTDKIDDIKFRAAKGQSGNRPRYGDRDVLYANGGIIGGASSLVSNGLLGNPKVKPETMNETEFGTDMTFFGSRLSLEFTRYERKITNLLLTFPLPPSSGLGNQIVNGGQLSVQGNEAVLSAVPLRKGNFEWSTRIIYNANVQRVDNIPVPAFAVPGSFGATYGRNRIVSNTRSTLIWGNAPLGANNAVRDTILFDSNPVHTTTFSNDFSYKRLSFSFLADWRNGGAVSNMTNNLFDEGGQSFDYVAKGEQRYSTFSDGDVRPYMQSGTYVKLREVTVNYQAPDSWVAKVPNAKNLQRRRGVLIP, from the coding sequence ATGAATCAGGGCGTGAACGCGGTGTGGACCTACACGGCCGGCAACAAGTGGCTGACGTCGCTCACGTCGTCGGTGGGTGGCTCATACGAAAATCAGGCCACCAATGTGTACTCGCTGCGCGGTCGCGGATTGCTGCCGACGGTGAAAGTGCCGTTGGGCGCGCAGGATATCGCCATTACGAACGGCCGCGTTGAATTCCGCGACCAGTCGTACTACGTCAACTTCCAGGCCCTGGCATTGGAAGAGAAGCTGTCGCTCAACTACGGCGTGCGTGCCGACCGGTCGAGCGCCAATGGCGACCGCGAGACGTTCTATCAGTTCCCCAAGTACTCGGCGTCGTACCGGTTCGTGAAGCCGCTCACGGACAAGATCGATGACATCAAGTTCCGCGCGGCCAAGGGCCAGTCGGGTAACCGTCCGCGCTACGGCGATCGGGACGTGCTGTACGCCAACGGTGGCATCATCGGCGGCGCCAGCTCGCTCGTCTCGAACGGCTTGTTGGGCAATCCGAAGGTCAAGCCGGAAACGATGAACGAGACCGAGTTCGGTACCGACATGACGTTTTTCGGTTCGCGCTTGAGCCTGGAGTTCACGCGCTACGAGCGGAAGATCACCAACCTGCTGCTGACGTTCCCGCTGCCGCCGTCGTCCGGCCTGGGCAACCAGATCGTCAATGGTGGTCAGCTGTCCGTGCAAGGCAACGAAGCCGTGCTGTCGGCGGTGCCGCTGCGCAAGGGGAACTTCGAGTGGTCGACGCGCATCATCTACAATGCGAACGTCCAGCGTGTCGACAACATTCCCGTGCCGGCGTTTGCGGTGCCCGGTTCGTTCGGCGCCACGTATGGCCGCAATCGCATCGTGTCCAACACGCGTTCGACGCTGATCTGGGGCAATGCCCCCCTGGGCGCGAACAATGCGGTGCGTGATACCATTCTGTTCGATTCCAACCCGGTCCACACCACGACGTTCAGCAACGACTTCAGCTACAAGCGCCTGTCGTTCTCGTTCCTGGCCGATTGGCGCAATGGCGGTGCCGTGTCGAACATGACCAACAATCTGTTTGACGAGGGGGGTCAATCGTTTGACTATGTCGCCAAGGGCGAACAGCGGTACTCTACGTTCTCGGACGGAGACGTCCGGCCTTACATGCAGAGCGGCACGTACGTGAAGCTGCGCGAAGTGACGGTCAATTATCAGGCACCGGACTCGTGGGTGGCCAAGGTACCGAACGCCAAGAATCTTCAGCGTCGACGTGGGGTTCTGATTCCATGA
- the fbp gene encoding class 1 fructose-bisphosphatase, producing MVKHTATSVVTIERFIIEQERLFPDATGELSGILYDMALAGKMIANKVRSAGLADILGSTSDVNVQGEVQQKLDVIANEIIVKALDHGGRLCAMASEEEPDIIHIPEGFRAGKYVLLFDPLDGSSNIDVNVPVGTIFSVYQKITRGARGEMEDMLQPGRRQVAAGYVIYGSSTMMVYTTGQGAHGFTLDPSIGEFLLSHPHIRIPERARYLSVNESYEQDWPEPTRALMRRYRGMDGERKPLNVRYVGSLVADFHRNLLGGGVFCYPANARSPRGKLRLLYEANPLAFIAEQAGGMATDGHKRILDVEAHELHQRTPLYIGSKSEVETVAEFPLPVPERRTNPRAS from the coding sequence GTGGTCAAGCATACCGCGACGTCCGTCGTCACCATCGAGCGCTTCATTATCGAGCAGGAACGGCTGTTCCCTGATGCCACGGGAGAACTGTCCGGCATCCTGTACGACATGGCGTTGGCCGGCAAGATGATTGCCAACAAGGTGCGCAGCGCCGGACTCGCCGATATTCTCGGGTCGACCAGCGATGTCAACGTCCAGGGCGAGGTGCAGCAGAAGCTCGACGTGATCGCCAACGAGATCATCGTCAAGGCCCTCGACCACGGCGGCCGACTCTGCGCCATGGCCTCCGAGGAGGAGCCGGACATCATTCATATTCCGGAAGGCTTCCGGGCCGGCAAGTACGTGTTGCTGTTTGATCCGTTGGACGGCTCCAGCAACATCGATGTCAATGTGCCGGTCGGCACGATCTTCTCGGTATATCAGAAGATCACACGTGGCGCCCGCGGCGAGATGGAGGATATGCTGCAACCCGGCCGGCGGCAGGTCGCCGCAGGATACGTCATCTACGGATCAAGCACGATGATGGTGTATACCACGGGTCAGGGTGCGCATGGTTTCACGCTCGATCCGTCCATCGGGGAATTCCTGCTCTCGCATCCCCACATCAGGATTCCCGAACGCGCGCGCTATCTCTCGGTGAACGAATCGTACGAGCAGGATTGGCCGGAGCCCACGCGCGCATTGATGCGCCGCTATCGCGGCATGGACGGCGAACGCAAGCCGCTCAATGTGCGCTACGTCGGGTCGCTGGTGGCCGACTTCCATCGCAACCTGCTGGGCGGAGGGGTGTTCTGCTATCCCGCGAATGCCAGGTCGCCCCGTGGAAAGCTGCGGCTGTTGTACGAAGCGAATCCGCTGGCGTTTATCGCCGAACAGGCCGGCGGTATGGCCACCGACGGCCACAAACGCATCCTCGATGTGGAAGCCCATGAACTGCATCAGCGCACACCGCTGTATATCGGGAGCAAGTCCGAAGTGGAAACCGTGGCCGAGTTCCCGTTGCCGGTTCCGGAACGACGAACCAATCCGCGCGCGTCGTGA